The Manduca sexta isolate Smith_Timp_Sample1 chromosome 15, JHU_Msex_v1.0, whole genome shotgun sequence genome includes the window GGAGGAATAATGAATCATCTAGATTTAGTCCATTCCTCAAGTGCCGTATGATTAAGGAATCACTGAATGTTATCAAGAGAACATCACTTAAGAACTGAAATTTTTTCTTTTCTGCctcattattttctttacagAATTCCGAAAATTTCTCAAAGTCTGCTACATCTACATTGTTTGGGTTCACTAATTTGATAGCATATTTCAACACAGCTACTAACACGGATTCTGGAATGTCAGTGAAATTCCTCATAGCTGGTATTACACTTTGGAAATTGTCTTTCTCCAATAATGGTGGTATTATTTGTGCACACATATTTCTTTCAGACAgaccaaattttattaaatctttcaATTTTTCATCTACATGAAATTGTGGAGTGGTAGGTGTTCCCCAGTCAGCTATTTCTGTTACCTCATCTGATGTCACTTCATGTGATCCCATAAGGTTGGACAGATTTCTTTTTGTTTCCAAAATATATGGTAACACACCAATATGGTTAGAGGTTTCCAGGATTATTCTACTATTGAGGCAGTAGAGCTTTGCTTCTTCAGTATACATCTTCATAGGGTACCTGCAAGATCCTACTCCAAGAGTTATGTTATATGCTACAATAATGGCACCATCTTGATCCATATTACTTCCAAATAAAATGAGGTGTGATTTTCCCAACCATGCTAGTGAAACACTGGACTGTGTTGATATCCAAGGCACATTCCCTACAGTATTCCATGTTTTCTGTATTAAGTTATACACTGTCATTTTTGAGTCATTCCCTGaaataaaggtaaaaatattaatattgtaaatacagtataatccgtttattatgactctgcctatattgaccaacctcttattatgacgtaattacactacgaagtttggttttcatataagattctttataaaaaagtcgaatataatgacttcccttacagtgacatgtcgcttattgtgaccccttttaataaattatgtccggttataatgaccgacatgattctttacgccctcggtaatgttccttgattcccgacgacgttcggcacgtggctcgtttttgttttgaatctcagtgagtaattgacatagcgatgtcttctatacacaatagtattagagactgtttttacaataaaataaaaaaacaaaagcagacaaaaattacagattacttacattaaaaaatacaacttttatgtacatacataggtatgtacttattacgtgcattttttattttataagttactatatttctctattaaagtacttaaatacatgcatactatttacatattttttttttcacaaaacgctttgtatgacgtccgcttattatgacgtgtttgtcaattcccttcgatgtcattataaacggattcgactgtattGATACTCTAACACAAGTAATTTatgtagtaatttataaatatgcctGTTGTGTGTACACATGAATTTACCCACAACAGGCATATTGTGCTATAGGTAATGTATCACTCTAAAATAAAGTACTCACATAAAACATACACAGAACATCTCTCCACACATATCAATTTACCAACAACATAAACATCATCTCttgttatcttaattttattcagTTTGGCTCTCTCAAGATCTCCCAACTCTTCTTTTACAGGACAACTCACTATTTCATAAGcatctttgttattttttacaatataacaaatataattctcATTATTATGAGTATAAGATGCAACATCAACTACTGTTTCTGTTTCTTTAACCAATGGTTTCCCTTCATATGTTTTTCTGTTTTCAATTGCATATGAGAGAGATGAACAGTTTCCATTGCTGAATATTACAAGTGGTGATTGGTTGTCTCTTGGTATGAGTTTAAGAATGTTTAATGGGAACTGAAAGAAAATGTGATATTGAGATTAATTTGATATTAGGAATACTTGTCcatatataatatcattatatagcatttctttttaaaactaaCTAACCCTATTTAAGAGTGACACAAGCGCAAAAGTATTGATGATATGCTAAACTGTATTCAGTCTGTGtcaaacattaaattatgaGATTTCAGTACAATCCACACATGGATTGTACTGAAATCTGATAATTTATTGTGATGAATTTCATTATTTAGtcttcatataattttattcgatCCATGCATAATTCAATAGACCGATGGTTTTAAAGTAGCAATACCTTTATCTTTTTAACTTTGTCCAAATTGGTGGCATCCTCCTTCCAAGTTTTAATGAAGTTGTTGTTAAACACACCCACATAGTTGTCCGGTTCTGCATCATAG containing:
- the LOC115447798 gene encoding nucleolar protein 11, which produces MAKFHNYYVLCPLIDQKSFLGVSTDKDEDCVIVTLGRNVVNKYRLSDQKQIAGWTSKIHITSAVIYDAEPDNYVGVFNNNFIKTWKEDATNLDKVKKIKFPLNILKLIPRDNQSPLVIFSNGNCSSLSYAIENRKTYEGKPLVKETETVVDVASYTHNNENYICYIVKNNKDAYEIVSCPVKEELGDLERAKLNKIKITRDDVYVVGKLICVERCSVYVLWNDSKMTVYNLIQKTWNTVGNVPWISTQSSVSLAWLGKSHLILFGSNMDQDGAIIVAYNITLGVGSCRYPMKMYTEEAKLYCLNSRIILETSNHIGVLPYILETKRNLSNLMGSHEVTSDEVTEIADWGTPTTPQFHVDEKLKDLIKFGLSERNMCAQIIPPLLEKDNFQSVIPAMRNFTDIPESVLVAVLKYAIKLVNPNNVDVADFEKFSEFCKENNEAEKKKFQFLSDVLLITFSDSLIIRHLRNGLNLDDSLFLLSYITYLIVTPNIDFQIDYESKLYDWCILLMDAFYQQYLMTKDEKVKHVLQNVLDVTSNLIEQLENISGVMAQLNKLLSGKLIQNNEERSSYVIELMEI